Proteins encoded within one genomic window of Anopheles gambiae chromosome 3, idAnoGambNW_F1_1, whole genome shotgun sequence:
- the LOC1278063 gene encoding paired amphipathic helix protein Sin3a isoform X6 — protein MKRGRTEEIQFGQPRVQPPTGQQRIITTTQPHNVASSTGTTIQYQIPPNVIKTATPPDSVNSVTNLSTQQQQQQQGTQLVAPQQATSVQYTTTYNTTLGSNLVKTQQTTNPQQQQIHVVNASNQVRGPTHKSTVVNATAVATNAGTANSNSSVVSSGGVTAGGGQQVITTSMSPGVLPGGGGGAAQGPPPPPPQGQAQLQRLKVEDALSYLDQVKFRFGNQPQVYNDFLDIMKEFKSQSIDTPGVIQRVSNLFRGHPELIVGFNTFLPPGYKIEVQANDQGCYLFQVSVSVPPTASSGASVAPQPSPHKYNTIFQGGGQIATGGPGSGAGGTTVVTASSVGNASGTTGAVNLMAYGGGHAATAAPGASVPIHGGTPLQQPTGGTAGGNASPATAQNAQTLTATTTTTGGASGPQVAQNFSSRSDHHRERTISTGSVASNASLPTGVTASTASSTTVVSAVDATTGGGSAGATVVTGQATPSNIHRILTQQIISQQQQQQGTGAAGAGMVPAGMVTAPTQVQHHQQTTMQQVQPPPEAQTATVTTTVVPTPTATANQPVEFNHAITYVNKIKNRFHTQPEKYKRFLEILHTYQKEQKTYKEGAQSGCMTSAKQLTEAEVYTQVAQLFDNQEDLLREFGQFLPDATSHHNQAAMQQHHLASGKNNSHNLVVNASMHDHQHQQQQQQQQQQQQQQQQQQQPQQQQLGVPAGTAGIVGLGSGASGPAVHGGGGGGKKLGNSNLAGVGSGAGMANLKVYNSMQPANMGRLQQERDFSTMGTDGISIHGSGVGGGMPPGSTISVSSGAIRTAGGNIVGTAAVMLEKDRNHMGGVGSGPGSGGVGGVGGGGMNAKYIHGASIATMNATGAMVGGSVLPPGAGPNVVPSVMANLVSANVGGGGSGGGINAIKRSPSYAAGQIGLVGPGGPAGHGNNMSSSRDRGDGSGPPPIKRHKPICRDVSLAEASKYGTLNDYAFFDKVRKALRSPDVYEDFLRCLTLYNQEIVSKMELQTLVSPFLNRFPDLLKWFQDFLGPSTGVGGGAANDCIPLTAAAAAAARQDRDRTQSELAADVDLSTCKRLGASYCALPKSHEGVKCSGRTNLCRDVLNDTWVSFPTWAEDSTFVTSRKTQYEEFIYRCEDERFELDVVIETNSATIRVLEGVQKKLTRMSQDEVSRFRLDDCLGGTSTTIHQRALRRIYGDKAADIIQGLKKNPSVAVPVVLRRMKAKEEEWREAQKSFNKQWREQNEKYYLKSLDHQGINFKQTDIKALRSKSLFNEIETLFDEVSYMKRHEQNDDAAAVPQASGPHMTIPYKDKTILEDAANLLIHHVKRQTGIQKQEKARIKHILRQFVPDLFFAPRQQLSEDEREEGKNDKDTEMEQDEEVSSAGKSSSSGKKSSSNVPSFSGSNSTSNCNPSSNASGAATSTDTSATSTSVSEGTGKDGEGGNGGASKTVSMSSTSADLQSATSSSTTVTSSGAEASRTKEDGNGSSNTASGNDDSSTDKSTTIKIEIKEESDASMMQDPASASSGTTGQQPMSPPLPPHAVSKHIEEAYTLFFTNNSWYLFLRLHAILCERLRSIYERAQIIAAEERAYESTRNNSTATALRLKPKSEIRIEEYYNIFLDMLKNLLDGNMESSSYEDTLREMFGIHAYIAFTLDRVVQNAVRQLQHCVTERGALECVELFQAEQRRGGAGGLCRTANRRIAAELAYQRKAEAALQDENCFKIYIYKIDCRVTIELLDTESDDTANNFASTQAYGSYVNRLSNPAATGTGSDSGGGGGGGGGGSGGGGGGVGSGGGSVAAANAAASGSSVTGGASGAGGVGNSGGGSGVAETGASVNSSSGSSSGGNNNHNSTPAGTTNSSSSSSSNNSAAGGSTGNAEVKTETPDVELVKQNV, from the exons ATGAAGCGCGGGAGAACGGAAGAGATACAATTCGGGCAACCGCGGGTTCAGCCTCCGACGGGACAGCAGCGCATTATCACGACAACGCAACCGCACAATGTGGCCAGCAGCACTGGCACGACCATACAGTACCAGATTCCGCCGAATGTCATAAAGACGGCCACGCCGCCCGATTCAGTCAATTCCGTGACTAATCTGagcacccagcagcagcagcaacagcaagggACCCAGCTGGTCGCACCACAGCAGGCCACCAGTGTCCAGTACACAACCA CTTATAACACCACACTTGGAAGCAATTTGGTAAAAACCCAGCAAACAACGaatccacagcagcagcaaatccaCGTGGTGAACGCGTCGAATCAAGTGCGCGGCCCAACCCACAAAAGCACCGTGGTTAATGCCACGGCCGTCGCGACGAACGCGGGCACGGCAAACAGTAACAGTTCCGTAGTAAGCAGCGGCGGTGTAACCGCAGGAGGAGGACAGCAAGTTATAACGACCAGCATGTCGCCAGGCGTCCTGCCAGGAGGAGGCGGTGGTGCGGCACAGGGCCCGCCACCTCCTCCGCCCCAGGGGCAGGCCCAGCTGCAGCGGTTGAAGGTGGAGGACGCGCTCAGCTATCTCGACCAGGTGAAGTTCCGCTTTGGCAATCAGCCCCAGGTGTACAATGATTTCCTCGACATCATGAAAGAGTTCAAATCGCAAAGTATCGACACGCCCGGCGTCATCCAGCGAGTGTCCAACCTGTTCCGGGGTCATCCGGAGCTGATCGTTGGATTCAACACGTTCCTGCCGCCGGGATACAAGATCGAGGTGCAGGCGAACGACCAAGGCTGCTACCTGTTCCAGGTGTCCGTGTCGGTGCCGCCGACGGCATCGTCCGGTGCGTCCGTAGCGCCGCAACCCTCACCGCACAAGTACAACACGATCTTTCAGGGCGGCGGTCAGATAGCGACCGGTGGGCCCGGAAGTGGGGCGGGCGGAACGACCGTTGTAACAGCGAGCTCGGTCGGGAACGCTTCCGGCACGACCGGAGCCGTAAATCTCATGGCCTACGGCGGTGGGCATGCGGCCACCGCAGCGCCAGGCGCTAGCGTTCCCATTCACGGTGGCACTCCGTTGCAACAGCCGACGGGTGGCACGGCGGGAGGTAACGCTAGCCCGGCGACGGCACAGAACGCGCAAACATTAACGGCCACCACGACTACGACCGGGGGAGCATCCGGGCCGCAGGTGGCGCAGAATTTCTCCTCGCGCAGTGACCATCACCGCGAACGGACGATATCCACCGGTTCGGTCGCCAGCAATGCCAGCCTGCCGACGGGCGTTACCGCCTCTACGGCGTCGTCCACTACAGTGGTGTCGGCGGTAGACGCTACGACCGGCGGAGGATCAGCCGGCGCAACGGTTGTGACGGGCCAGGCAACGCCGTCCAACATACATCGGATATTAACGCAGCAGATTATctcgcaacagcaacagcagcagggaaCGGGAGCTGCCGGGGCAGGGATGGTGCCGGCGGGCATGGTGACCGCACCGacacaggtgcagcaccaccagcagacGACGATGCAGCAGGTGCAGCCGCCGCCGGAGGCGCAGACGGCGACCGTCACGACGACGGTGGTGCCGACGCCCACGGCCACCGCTAACCAGCCGGTCGAGTTCAATCATGCCATTACGTACGtgaacaaaatcaaaaaccGATTCCACACGCAGCCAGAAAAGTACAAACGCTTCCTCGAGATTCTGCACACCTACCAGAAGGAGCAGAAAACGTACAAGGAGGGAGCCCAGAGCGGTTGCATGACGAGCGCGAAGCAGCTGACCGAGGCGGAGGTGTACACCCAGGTGGCGCAGCTGTTCGACAATCAGGAGGATCTGCTGCGAGAGTTTGGGCAATTCCTGCCCGACGCGACCAGCCACCACAACCAGGCGGccatgcagcagcaccacctgGCCTCGGGCAAGAACAATTCGCATAATTTGGTGGTGAACGCCTCGATGCACGACcaccagcatcaacagcagcagcaacagcagcaacaacagcaacagcagcagcaacaacagcagcagccgcagcagcagcagttgggaGTGCCAGCCGGCACGGCGGGTATCGTTGGTCTAGGGAGCGGTGCTTCCGGGCCAGCGGTgcacggtggtggcggcggtggcaaaAAGCTGGGCAATTCCAACTTGGCAGGCGTGGGTAGTGGTGCAGGAATGGCCAACTTGAAGGTGTACAACAGTATGCAGCCGGCTAACATGGGTCGTCTGCAGCAAGAGCGCGACTTTTCGACAATGGGCACCGATGGCATCAGCATCCATGGGTCGGGAGTCGGTGGAGGTATGCCGCCGGGCAGCACCATCTCCGTGAGCAGTGGTGCCATTCGGACTGCCGGCGGCAACATTGTCGGTACCGCCGCGGTCATGCTGGAAAAGGATCGCAATCACATGGGCGGCGTTGGCAGTGGACCCGGCAGTGGTGGGGTGGGCGGTGTCGGCGGAGGTGGAATGAATGCGAAGTACATTCATGGTGCATCGATCGCCACGATGAATGCCACTGGTGCCATGGTAGGCGGAAGCGTACTGCCACCCGGAGCCGGCCCCAACGTAGTGCCGAGCGTGATGGCAAACCTAGTGTCGGCGAATGTTGGAGGAGGTGGTAGCGGCGGTGGTATAAACGCGATCAAACGATCGCCTTCGTACGCAGCGGGCCAGATCGGGCTGGTGGGTCCGGGCGGCCCGGCTGGCCACGGTAACAACATGAGCTCGTCGCGCGATCGTGGCGACGGCAGCGGCCCGCCGCCGATCAAGCGGCACAAGCCCATCTGCAGGGACGTGTCGCTGGCAGAAGCGTCCAAGTACGGCACGCTGAACGATTACGCGTTCTTCGACAAGGTCCGCAAAGCGCTGCGCAGTCCGGACGTGTACGAAGACTTCCTGCGCTGCCTGACGCTCTACAACCAGGAGATCGTGTCGAAGATGGAGCTACAGACGCTGGTTTCGCCGTTCCTGAACCGGTTTCCCGATCTGCTAAAGTGGTTCCAGGACTTCCTCGGCCCGTCCACCGGGGTCGGTGGTGGGGCGGCGAACGATTGCATACCGCTCACGGCAGCGGCTGCGGCCGCCGCCCGCCAGGATCGCGATCGCACGCAGAGCGAGCTGGCCGCGGATGTCGATTTGTCGACGTGCAAGCGGCTCGGTGCGAGCTACTGCGCGCTGCCCAAATCTCACGAAGGTGTGAAGTGCTCCGGCCGAACGAACCTCTGCCGGGACGTGCTAAACGACACGTGGGTGTCCTTCCCGACCTGGGCCGAAGACTCCACGTTCGTGACGTCGCGCAAGACGCAGTACGAGGAGTTCATTTACCGGTGTGAGGATGAGCGCTTCGAGCTGGATGTGGTCATCGAGACGAACAGTGCCACGATTCGCGTGCTGGAAGGCGTGCAGAAGAAGCTGACGCGCATGTCGCAGGATGAAGTGAGCCGGTTCCGATTGGACGACTGTCTGGGCGGAACGTCAACCACGATACACCAGCGCGCTCTGAGGCGCATCTATGGCGATAAGGCGGCGGATATCATACAGGGGCTGAAGAAGAACCCATCGGTGGCCGTACCGGTCGTGTTGCGACGCATGAAAGCCAAGGAGGAAGAATGGCGAGAAGCACAGAAG AGTTTCAACAAACAATGGCGAGAGCAAAACGAAAAGTACTACCTGAAATCCTTGGACCACCAGGGTATCAACTTCAAGCAGACCGACATTAAAGCCCTCCGATCGAAAAGTTTGTTCAATGAAATTGAGACACTTTTTGATGAGGTGAGTTACATGAAG CGCCATGAGCAGAACGACGATGCAGCGGCCGTCCCGCAGGCCAGTGGGCCTCATATGACCATACCATACAAAGACAAGACAATACTGGAAGATGCTGCAAACCTGCTGATACACCACGTGAAACGGCAGACGGGCATCCAAAAGCAGGAGAAAGCCCGGATAAAGCACATCCTGCGGCAGTTTGTGCCGGATCTATTTTTCGCTCCTCGTCAGCAGCTCAGTGAAGACGAGCGAGAAGAGGGTAAGA ATGATAAAGATACGGAGATGGAACAAGACGAGGAGGTTAGCAGCGCTGGCAAATCGTCTAGCAGTGGTAAAAAATCGTCCAGCAATGTCCCGAGCTTTTCTGGTAGCAATTCAACTAGCAATTGCAATCCATCCAGTAATGCTTCGGGCGCGGCTACCTCCACCGATACGTCAGCGACCAGCACGAGTGTATCGGAAGGAACCGGCAAGGATGGGGAAGGTGGCAACGGTGGTGCATCGAAAACAGTCTCAATGTCTTCAACCTCCGCTGATCTGCAATCGGCTACTTCCTCATCCACGACGGTGACTTCATCTGGCGCCGAAGCCTCCCGAACGAAGGAAGACGGCAATGGAAGCAGCAACACCGCAAGCGGAAACGACGACAGCTCCACGGATAAGTCGACGACAATAAAGATAGAAATTAAAGAAGAAAGCGATGCATCTATGATGCAGGATCCGGCTTCCGCGAGCTCTGGAACCACCGGGCAGCAGCCGATGAGCCCTCCGTTACCACCGCACGCCGTCAGCAAACATATC GAGGAAGCATATACGCTATTCTTCACGAACAACAGCTGGTACCTGTTCCTGCGGTTGCACGCGATACTGTGCGAACGTTTGCGTTCGATCTACGAGCGCGCTCAGATAATCGCGGCAGAGGAGCGTGCATACGAGAGCACCCGGAACAACAGTACCGCCACCGCGTTACGGTTAAAGCCGAAGAGTGAAATCCGTATCGAGGAGTACTACAACATTTTCCTGGACATGTTGAAAAACCTGCTCGATGGCAATATGGAATCGAGCAGCTACGAAGACACACTACGGGAAATGTTTGGCATTCACGCCTATATTGCATTTACACTCGATCGG GTTGTACAAAACGCGGTACGACAGTTACAACACTGCGTCACGGAACGGGGAGCACTGGAGTGTGTAGAATTGTTCCAGGCCGAGCAAAGACGGGGTGGTGCCGGTGGCCTGTGCCGGACAGCTAACCGGCGGATCGCGGCCGAGCTGGCATATCAGCGGAAGGCAGAAGCTGCACTGCAGGatgaaaattgtttcaaaatcTACATC TACAAAATCGATTGCCGGGTTACAATCGAGCTGCTGGACACCGAGTCGGACGACACGGCAAACAACTTCGCCAGCACGCAAGCCTACGGCTCCTACGTCAATCGTCTCTCAAACCCAGCCGCCACTGGTACCGGAAGTGATAGTGGtggaggcggtggtggtggtggtggtggcagtggtggaggtggtggtggcgtaggtagtggtggtggaagtgttgctgctgcaaacgCCGCAGCTAGTGGAAGTAGTGTCACCGGTGGTGCaagtggtgctggtggtgttggtaATAGTGGTGGTGGAAGTGGTGTGGCGGAAACTGGTGCATCGGTGAACTCGAGTAGCggcagtagtagtggtggaaACAATAATCACAACAGCACACCCGCCGGAACAAcaaacagtagcagcagcagcagcagcaacaacagtgcCGCTGGTGGAAGCACTGGAAATGCTGAGGTTAAAACGGAAACTCCCGACGTCGAGCTG gtcaaacaaaacgtttaa